In Mycolicibacterium alvei, a single window of DNA contains:
- a CDS encoding MlaE family ABC transporter permease has translation MGNAYRPLRALGDFFATTLDTFVLMFKRPFAWREFLLQTWFVARVSIAPTLLLSIPFTVLTVFIINILLVELGAADFSGTGAALGAVTQIGPLVTVLVISGAGATAMCADLGARTIREELDAMSVLGIDPVQALVVPRVLAATVVAVMLTSLVTMVGIVGSFFFAVFFQNVTPGAFASGLTLLVGGVDVVVNLAKAAIFGLVAGLIACYKGISVGGGPQGVGNAVNETVVFTFMALFVINVIATAVAVRVTA, from the coding sequence ATGGGAAATGCTTATCGACCCCTTCGCGCGCTCGGCGACTTCTTCGCGACCACCCTGGACACGTTCGTGTTGATGTTCAAGCGACCCTTCGCGTGGCGCGAATTCCTACTCCAGACCTGGTTCGTCGCACGCGTGTCGATCGCGCCGACCCTGCTGCTGTCGATCCCCTTCACCGTCCTGACCGTGTTCATCATCAACATCCTGCTCGTTGAGCTGGGTGCCGCCGACTTCTCTGGCACTGGAGCCGCCCTGGGCGCGGTCACTCAGATCGGTCCGCTGGTCACCGTGCTTGTCATTTCGGGCGCGGGCGCGACGGCGATGTGCGCGGACCTGGGAGCGCGAACCATCCGCGAAGAGTTGGATGCGATGAGCGTCCTCGGTATCGACCCGGTGCAGGCACTCGTCGTACCCCGCGTGTTGGCCGCCACCGTCGTCGCCGTCATGCTGACCTCGCTGGTGACCATGGTTGGCATCGTCGGCAGCTTCTTCTTCGCGGTCTTCTTTCAGAACGTCACGCCCGGCGCCTTCGCATCCGGTCTCACCCTCCTGGTCGGAGGCGTCGACGTAGTGGTGAACCTTGCCAAAGCCGCGATTTTCGGTCTCGTCGCCGGCCTCATCGCCTGCTACAAGGGCATCTCGGTCGGCGGCGGCCCGCAGGGCGTGGGGAACGCGGTCAACGAGACAGTGGTGTTCACCTTCATGGCTCTCTTCGTCATCAACGTCATCGCCACAGCGGTCGCCGTCAGGGTCACAGCGTGA
- a CDS encoding ABC transporter permease, translating to MQRFLASCSNSWKRVGEQTQFYGWTVRGIGDAVVHYKVEVIRQIAQMSLGVGALALIGGTVVIVAFLTLSAGSLIAVQSYNQLAQIGVEALAGFTSAFLNVRLVSPLVAGIGLAATIGAGATAQLGAMRISEEIDALEVMGVRSVAYLASTRVLAGVLVVIPLYCIAVIMAFVATRFGTTFVYGQSTGVYDHYFKTFLNPTDLIWSFMQAILIAIVVMLVHTYYGFTATGGPAGVGEAVGRGVRTSLVATVFVTLFVSLAVYGQSGNFHLSG from the coding sequence ATCCAACGGTTCTTGGCGTCCTGCTCCAACAGCTGGAAACGGGTGGGCGAGCAGACCCAGTTCTACGGCTGGACCGTGCGCGGCATCGGCGACGCAGTTGTCCACTACAAGGTCGAAGTCATCCGGCAGATCGCCCAGATGAGTCTGGGTGTGGGCGCGCTCGCGCTCATCGGCGGGACGGTAGTCATCGTGGCCTTCCTGACGCTGTCCGCCGGATCGCTCATTGCGGTTCAGTCGTACAACCAGCTCGCCCAGATCGGCGTCGAGGCACTGGCCGGATTCACCTCGGCGTTTCTGAACGTCCGACTGGTGTCGCCGCTCGTGGCCGGCATCGGCCTCGCCGCGACCATCGGCGCCGGCGCCACCGCCCAACTTGGCGCAATGCGAATCAGTGAGGAGATCGACGCGCTCGAAGTGATGGGTGTCCGCTCGGTCGCGTACCTGGCGTCGACGCGCGTGTTGGCCGGTGTGCTGGTGGTCATTCCGCTCTACTGCATCGCCGTCATCATGGCTTTCGTCGCCACCAGGTTCGGTACCACGTTCGTCTACGGGCAGTCCACCGGCGTCTACGACCACTACTTCAAGACGTTCCTCAACCCCACCGATCTCATCTGGTCGTTCATGCAAGCGATCCTGATCGCCATCGTGGTGATGCTGGTGCACACCTATTACGGCTTCACCGCCACGGGAGGCCCCGCCGGAGTCGGTGAGGCTGTCGGCCGGGGAGTACGTACGTCGCTGGTCGCCACTGTCTTCGTAACCCTGTTCGTCTCGCTGGCCGTCTACGGCCAGTCCGGCAACTTCCACCTTTCGGGATAG
- a CDS encoding MCE family protein — MDFLRNDSRLSPGWWTLFLVAFLAAVVFVTSALFSGTFTAYVPVTLTSDRSGLVMEPGGKVKMQGVEVGRVGEVQGGDPVRLKLEMFPDQLQYLPANIGAQIRATTAFGAKFVDLTYPSAPSPHHLQPGAVIEASNVSTEVNTVFQNLMGVLKQIDPAKLNGVLSALAEGVRGQGPTIGQATTDANEVLSALNPRADTLRRDWQSLKGFSDTYSVAAQEILTVLDAASTTSTTITQHAKALDALLLNVTGLSRSGENLLGSSKDNLVTSVNALESTTSLLLKYNPMITCTIVGGKHFLDNGGYKGAGGNGFSTITDVGLLLGDDPYKYPENLPIVAAKGGPGGKPGCGSLPYVENMYPVRQLVTNTGWGTGNDIRTNPGIGFPAYNNFFPVTRGNPEPPSIRNLFGGPAPGPIPYPGAPPYGAPMYAPDGTPLWPGLPQGVPSASPPPDPNDVPAGAEPFTPPAPAELVPTPLPPPAP, encoded by the coding sequence ATGGACTTTCTACGCAATGACAGCCGGCTGAGCCCCGGGTGGTGGACGCTCTTCCTCGTCGCTTTCCTGGCGGCCGTGGTGTTCGTGACCAGTGCACTGTTCTCCGGGACCTTCACCGCCTACGTGCCCGTCACCTTGACCTCCGACCGATCCGGTCTGGTGATGGAGCCGGGCGGCAAGGTCAAGATGCAGGGCGTGGAGGTAGGCCGGGTTGGTGAGGTCCAAGGTGGCGACCCCGTCCGGCTCAAGCTCGAGATGTTCCCAGACCAGCTCCAGTACCTCCCCGCCAACATCGGCGCCCAGATTCGGGCGACCACAGCCTTCGGCGCAAAGTTTGTGGACCTGACCTACCCGTCTGCGCCGAGCCCACACCACCTGCAGCCAGGTGCGGTGATCGAGGCGTCGAACGTCTCGACCGAGGTCAACACTGTCTTCCAGAATCTGATGGGCGTGCTGAAGCAGATCGATCCAGCCAAGCTCAATGGTGTTCTGTCGGCCCTGGCCGAGGGCGTTCGCGGCCAGGGCCCGACCATCGGCCAGGCCACCACCGATGCCAATGAGGTGCTGTCGGCTCTGAATCCCCGAGCAGACACCCTGCGGCGAGATTGGCAGTCGCTCAAGGGTTTCAGCGACACCTACAGCGTCGCCGCCCAGGAGATCCTGACTGTGCTGGATGCAGCGAGTACAACCAGCACCACAATCACCCAACACGCGAAGGCGTTGGATGCGCTGCTGCTCAACGTGACTGGACTCTCGCGAAGTGGCGAAAACCTACTCGGGTCGAGCAAGGACAACCTTGTGACCTCGGTCAACGCCCTCGAGTCGACCACCAGCCTGTTGCTCAAGTACAACCCGATGATCACGTGCACCATCGTCGGCGGGAAGCACTTTCTGGATAACGGCGGCTACAAGGGCGCAGGCGGAAACGGCTTTTCGACAATCACCGACGTCGGTCTCCTGCTCGGCGATGACCCATACAAGTATCCGGAGAACCTGCCGATCGTCGCGGCCAAGGGCGGTCCAGGCGGAAAGCCAGGATGCGGGTCCCTGCCCTACGTCGAAAACATGTACCCCGTACGCCAATTGGTCACCAACACCGGTTGGGGTACCGGCAACGATATTCGGACCAACCCCGGTATCGGTTTCCCGGCTTACAACAACTTCTTCCCCGTCACCCGGGGCAACCCGGAACCGCCGAGCATCCGCAACCTCTTCGGAGGCCCCGCGCCCGGCCCCATCCCGTATCCCGGCGCCCCGCCCTATGGCGCACCGATGTACGCCCCGGACGGCACCCCGCTGTGGCCCGGGCTTCCCCAGGGAGTGCCCTCGGCGTCACCGCCACCGGACCCCAACGACGTCCCCGCCGGAGCGGAGCCGTTCACACCGCCCGCGCCCGCGGAACTGGTGCCGACACCGCTACCCCCGCCAGCGCCCTGA
- a CDS encoding MCE family protein gives MRSNLRGAIWRLAVFAVAAALGVFSLFAIFAQLRFEDGKTYGAEFSNISGLETGQFVRVAGVEVGKVTDIGIQPDNKVLVHFTADDTVVLTQGSRAVIRYDDLIGGRYLALEEGAGSTAELKPGGTIPLANTSPALNLDALIGGFRPLFRALNPDQVNALSGQLIKALQGQGATIGSFLNQTAALTNTLADRDQLIGQVIVNLNTVVGSLGDQSEHVDTAVTSLSDLVDTLADHKNDISNSVAYTNAASNSIADLLAHARTPLKKVVAETDRSSGLVVADHDYMDNLLNTLPEAYQQLGRQGLYGDFFSFYLCEVALKVNGKGGQPVYIKLVGQDSGRCTPK, from the coding sequence GTGAGATCTAACCTGCGAGGCGCCATCTGGCGGCTTGCCGTCTTCGCAGTGGCAGCAGCGCTAGGCGTCTTCTCGCTCTTCGCGATTTTCGCCCAGCTGCGGTTCGAGGACGGAAAGACCTACGGCGCCGAGTTCAGCAACATCAGCGGACTGGAGACGGGCCAGTTCGTCCGCGTCGCCGGCGTCGAGGTCGGCAAGGTGACCGATATCGGGATCCAGCCCGACAACAAGGTACTGGTCCACTTCACCGCCGATGACACCGTTGTATTGACCCAGGGCAGCCGGGCGGTGATCCGCTACGACGACCTGATCGGCGGCCGCTACCTGGCCCTCGAAGAGGGGGCGGGAAGCACCGCTGAGCTCAAGCCCGGCGGCACTATCCCGCTGGCCAACACCTCGCCCGCGCTGAACCTCGACGCACTCATCGGTGGCTTCCGACCACTGTTCCGCGCCTTGAACCCAGACCAGGTCAATGCCTTGTCGGGCCAGCTGATCAAAGCGTTGCAGGGCCAGGGCGCCACGATCGGCTCATTCTTGAATCAAACTGCGGCACTGACGAACACCCTCGCGGACCGGGACCAGCTGATCGGACAGGTGATCGTGAACCTCAACACCGTCGTCGGCTCGCTCGGCGATCAGAGCGAGCACGTCGACACCGCGGTGACCTCGCTGTCCGACCTCGTCGACACCTTGGCCGACCACAAAAACGACATCAGCAATTCCGTGGCATACACCAACGCAGCCTCGAACTCGATCGCCGATCTGCTGGCCCACGCACGAACCCCCTTGAAGAAGGTTGTCGCCGAGACCGACCGGTCCTCGGGCCTGGTAGTGGCCGACCACGACTACATGGACAACCTCCTCAACACCTTGCCCGAGGCGTACCAGCAGTTGGGCCGCCAAGGGCTCTACGGCGACTTCTTCAGCTTCTATCTGTGCGAAGTCGCCTTGAAAGTCAACGGCAAAGGGGGCCAACCGGTCTACATCAAGCTGGTCGGCCAAGACTCCGGGAGGTGCACGCCGAAATGA
- a CDS encoding MCE family protein has product MKSFRERNPVVIGAVGVGVTAGLMLLALNYDKLPFVNRATSYSAYFAEAGGLTPGAPVQVSGFKVGAVESVKLDHARVLVTFNVADDISLGDHTEAAIQTKSLLGSKIIEITPRGGGTQDGPIPLDRTRSAYQLPDALGDLTATISGLDTDQLSDSLAVLTDTFKDTPPDLKVAVAGVERFSRTLSTRDEQLRNLLANADKATAVLSERSDQVVNLIANSDALLVQLQSQSAALDQIAGSISALSRQAKAFIDENNATFKPAIDKLNGVLAIVDNRKEQVQKSIKLLNAYAMSLGESVSAAPFFKAYIGNLLPGQYLQPFIDAAFSDLGLDPNVLLPSQLTDPPVGQPGTPALPVPYPRTGQGGEPNLTLPDAITGKPGDPGCGPPGMPLPGPTGCYPYREPLPAPPPGGPPPGPPAAAAPELASVPSPVPNPVTVHAPGELPAPSAPTDGGQ; this is encoded by the coding sequence ATGAAGTCCTTCCGCGAACGCAACCCCGTCGTGATCGGCGCCGTCGGCGTCGGTGTCACCGCCGGCTTGATGCTGCTGGCGTTGAACTACGACAAGCTGCCCTTCGTCAATCGGGCAACAAGCTACTCGGCGTACTTCGCCGAAGCCGGTGGCCTCACTCCCGGTGCGCCAGTGCAGGTTTCCGGCTTCAAGGTCGGTGCCGTCGAAAGTGTCAAGCTCGACCACGCACGTGTGCTGGTCACGTTCAACGTGGCCGACGACATCAGTCTCGGCGACCACACCGAAGCAGCCATCCAGACCAAGAGCCTGCTGGGGTCGAAAATCATCGAGATCACCCCACGGGGTGGTGGCACTCAAGACGGTCCGATCCCGCTCGACCGCACACGATCTGCGTATCAGTTGCCCGATGCACTCGGCGACCTCACCGCCACGATCAGCGGCCTGGACACCGATCAGCTGTCGGACTCGCTGGCGGTCCTGACCGACACATTCAAGGACACTCCCCCAGATCTGAAGGTCGCGGTTGCCGGCGTGGAGCGATTCTCGCGCACCCTGAGCACGCGCGATGAGCAACTACGTAACCTGCTGGCCAACGCCGACAAAGCCACAGCGGTGCTGTCGGAGCGCAGTGACCAGGTGGTCAACCTCATCGCCAACAGCGATGCACTGCTCGTCCAGCTGCAGAGCCAAAGCGCGGCACTCGACCAGATCGCCGGATCCATCTCGGCTCTCTCGCGGCAGGCGAAGGCATTCATCGACGAGAACAACGCGACATTCAAGCCCGCGATCGACAAGCTCAACGGGGTACTCGCGATTGTTGACAACCGTAAAGAGCAGGTGCAGAAGTCCATCAAGCTGCTCAACGCCTACGCCATGTCTCTCGGCGAGTCGGTGTCTGCGGCCCCGTTCTTCAAGGCTTACATCGGCAATCTGTTACCGGGCCAGTACCTGCAACCCTTTATCGACGCCGCATTTTCCGACCTCGGCCTGGATCCCAACGTGCTGCTGCCGTCGCAATTGACAGATCCGCCCGTCGGCCAACCCGGCACACCGGCACTGCCGGTCCCCTACCCCCGCACGGGTCAGGGCGGCGAGCCGAATCTGACACTGCCCGACGCGATCACCGGCAAGCCGGGCGATCCGGGGTGCGGTCCGCCCGGCATGCCGCTGCCCGGACCGACGGGCTGCTACCCGTACCGGGAACCGCTGCCCGCTCCACCGCCGGGAGGACCCCCTCCTGGCCCGCCGGCCGCGGCCGCCCCAGAGTTGGCCTCCGTTCCCTCACCGGTACCCAACCCCGTGACGGTCCATGCCCCCGGTGAATTGCCGGCCCCGAGCGCACCCACCGACGGAGGACAGTGA
- a CDS encoding MCE family protein translates to MTARRARVGLATLLAVLVAAGIVVVTQTQERINRVNVVGYFANSNGIFPGDDVRVLGVPVGKIDTITPEATRVKIAFWYDAQYQVPADAKAVILSPSLVTSRAIQLTPAYTAGPTMADHAVVPEERTAVPVEWDDFRVQLERLTDTLQPTQPGGVSTLGGLINTSADNLRGQGANIRQTIIQMSQAFSALGDRSKNLFSTVKNISTVVTALQSSQDLLRQLNQNLAAVTGLLANDPNEIANAVRDIDSVVGELTAFVAANKETVGTTSDKLASVSTALNQSLDDIKQTLHIAPTAFQNFVNIYQPAQGALTGALAINQFSNPIEFLCGAIQAASRLGAEQSAKLCAQYLAPIIKNRQFNFPPLGQNVLVGAQARPNEITYSEDWMRPDYVPPQPPSTPPAPAPVATNPDNGLTGMMVPPGGGS, encoded by the coding sequence ATGACCGCACGCAGAGCGCGGGTCGGCCTCGCCACCCTTCTCGCCGTCCTGGTCGCGGCCGGGATCGTGGTCGTGACCCAGACCCAAGAGCGCATCAACCGCGTCAACGTCGTTGGCTACTTCGCCAACAGCAATGGCATCTTCCCCGGCGACGACGTACGAGTTCTCGGGGTGCCGGTCGGAAAGATCGACACGATCACTCCAGAGGCCACCCGAGTCAAGATCGCGTTCTGGTACGACGCCCAGTACCAGGTGCCCGCCGATGCCAAGGCGGTCATCCTGTCTCCATCGCTGGTCACCTCCCGGGCCATCCAACTGACCCCGGCGTATACCGCCGGGCCCACCATGGCAGATCACGCTGTCGTCCCTGAGGAGCGCACCGCTGTTCCCGTCGAATGGGACGACTTCCGCGTGCAGTTGGAGCGACTCACCGACACCCTGCAACCCACTCAACCGGGCGGTGTCAGCACGCTGGGCGGGCTGATCAACACCTCTGCGGACAACCTGCGCGGCCAGGGCGCGAACATCCGACAAACGATCATTCAAATGTCCCAGGCATTTTCGGCGCTCGGGGATCGCAGCAAGAACCTCTTCAGCACAGTCAAGAACATCTCAACCGTGGTCACGGCGCTTCAGAGCAGCCAGGACCTGCTGCGCCAACTTAATCAGAACCTCGCCGCCGTCACCGGACTTCTGGCCAACGATCCGAACGAGATCGCCAACGCCGTCCGCGATATCGACTCCGTCGTCGGTGAGCTGACAGCCTTCGTCGCCGCCAACAAGGAAACCGTGGGCACCACGTCGGACAAGCTGGCCTCGGTAAGCACCGCGCTCAATCAGAGCCTCGACGACATCAAACAGACGCTGCACATCGCACCAACCGCGTTCCAGAACTTCGTCAACATCTACCAGCCCGCACAGGGGGCGCTGACCGGCGCGCTGGCCATCAATCAATTTTCCAATCCGATCGAATTCCTTTGCGGTGCAATTCAGGCGGCCTCACGACTCGGCGCCGAACAATCCGCCAAACTGTGCGCACAATACCTGGCTCCCATTATCAAGAACCGGCAGTTCAACTTCCCACCCTTGGGGCAGAACGTTCTTGTCGGCGCTCAGGCGCGGCCCAACGAGATCACCTACAGTGAGGATTGGATGAGGCCGGATTACGTTCCGCCGCAACCACCGTCGACACCACCCGCGCCTGCACCCGTCGCCACCAACCCCGACAACGGGCTGACCGGCATGATGGTCCCCCCTGGAGGTGGCTCGTGA
- a CDS encoding virulence factor Mce family protein: MIGRCLHQAGSALLAALVLVSASGCSEWRGVNTLDLPGTEGHRNNPFTIQAQLPDVENLQRNSRVRVGDVTVGNVTKIERQGWHALVTMSLNGDVKLPANATATVGQTSLLGSLHVELAPPAGIAPQGSLSGGSVIPLSSGSIYPSTEQTLAGISMLLNGGGIGQLQDITQSLSTAFAGREGDLRSLLTQLDQFIGSLSAQTTDIIEATDSFNGLVSQLADQKPVLDKALQTLPAALQVLSDQRQHLADALTELGRFSALTTDTVNQTKENLVKELGDLGPVLQSLADSGPALTRSLSFFATFPYPKETLNKWLRGEYANQTIILDLTLSRLDASFFTGTRWEGDLTELEMQWGRTIGQMPSPYTAVNPLVAPYHGDQGP, from the coding sequence GTGATCGGCCGCTGCCTCCATCAGGCCGGCTCGGCCCTGTTGGCCGCGCTCGTCCTAGTCAGTGCATCCGGTTGCTCTGAGTGGCGCGGCGTGAACACCCTGGACCTCCCGGGCACCGAAGGCCACCGCAACAACCCGTTCACCATCCAGGCGCAACTCCCCGATGTCGAGAACCTGCAACGGAATTCCCGGGTGCGCGTCGGTGACGTCACAGTCGGCAACGTCACCAAGATCGAACGGCAGGGTTGGCACGCGCTGGTGACGATGAGCCTCAATGGCGACGTCAAACTCCCTGCCAATGCCACGGCAACCGTCGGCCAGACGAGCCTGTTGGGCTCACTACACGTCGAGCTCGCTCCGCCCGCCGGAATCGCACCGCAGGGCAGCCTGAGCGGGGGTTCGGTGATCCCATTGTCATCGGGGTCTATCTATCCCTCGACCGAGCAGACCCTGGCCGGCATCTCGATGCTCCTCAACGGCGGTGGCATCGGGCAACTCCAGGACATCACCCAGTCGCTGAGCACCGCCTTCGCCGGCCGTGAAGGCGACCTACGTAGCCTGCTCACCCAGCTGGATCAATTCATCGGATCCCTCAGCGCCCAGACCACCGACATCATCGAGGCCACGGACAGTTTCAATGGACTGGTGAGCCAGCTTGCTGATCAGAAACCAGTGTTGGACAAGGCGTTACAGACCTTGCCTGCCGCCCTGCAGGTGCTCAGTGATCAGCGTCAGCATCTCGCCGATGCGTTGACGGAACTCGGCAGGTTCAGTGCTTTGACAACTGACACGGTCAACCAGACCAAGGAGAATCTGGTCAAGGAGCTCGGCGACCTCGGGCCAGTTCTGCAGTCTCTGGCCGACTCCGGCCCGGCACTGACCAGATCCCTCAGTTTCTTCGCTACCTTCCCCTATCCGAAAGAGACGCTCAACAAGTGGCTACGTGGCGAGTACGCCAATCAGACCATCATCCTCGACCTGACCTTGAGCCGGCTGGACGCCAGCTTCTTCACCGGCACCCGCTGGGAAGGCGACCTGACCGAGCTGGAGATGCAGTGGGGCCGCACCATCGGCCAAATGCCAAGTCCCTACACCGCGGTCAACCCGCTGGTTGCGCCCTACCACGGAGATCAGGGGCCGTAG
- a CDS encoding MCE family protein — MHMTRRIWIQLIVFLAVSAVAFAVMIFGYMGLPNLLFGIGHYQITVQLPEAGGLYARGNVTYRGTEVGQVKDVRLIKGGGVEAVLSLRSDVKIPSDLQAEVHSQTAVGEQFVALLPRNADSPPLRDGDVITRANSSVPPDINSLLDATNRGLLAIPQDDLRTTIDEAYNAVGGLGPDIARFVKGSTALATDARQNLGDLTNLVDQVGPILDTQTETSNSVQAWASHMATITRQLRDNDAAVAGVLKKGAPATDEVRALVDRVQPTLPILAANMANIAPVLITYRADLEQLLVLLPQATAMMQAISVPSMNNPSPYAGGLLAFNLNLNLPPPCTTGFLPAQQRRTANFEDYPERPAGDLYCRVPQDSPLGVRGARNIPCETVPGKRAPTVKMCESNENYVPLNDGFNWKGDPNATLTGQGVPQLPPASATAPGATGSAPPIAVAQYDPATGDYVGPDGKLYNQADLGQNAPRDKNWQTMLVPPTP, encoded by the coding sequence ATGCACATGACCAGACGCATCTGGATTCAGCTGATCGTGTTTCTCGCAGTGTCCGCGGTCGCGTTCGCCGTGATGATCTTCGGCTACATGGGGTTGCCCAACCTGCTCTTCGGTATCGGGCACTACCAGATCACCGTTCAACTTCCTGAAGCCGGCGGGCTCTACGCCCGCGGCAACGTCACCTACCGGGGCACCGAAGTCGGTCAGGTCAAAGACGTCCGACTGATCAAGGGCGGCGGCGTCGAAGCGGTGCTGTCGTTGAGGTCTGACGTCAAGATCCCCTCAGATCTGCAGGCCGAGGTGCACAGCCAGACCGCGGTGGGAGAGCAATTCGTTGCGCTGTTGCCGCGCAACGCCGACTCGCCACCACTGCGCGACGGCGACGTCATCACCCGGGCCAATTCCAGCGTTCCACCAGACATCAACAGCCTGCTCGACGCCACCAACCGCGGACTGCTGGCGATCCCTCAAGACGATCTGCGCACGACCATCGACGAGGCATACAACGCAGTCGGCGGGCTCGGACCCGATATCGCTCGGTTCGTCAAGGGATCTACCGCGCTGGCCACCGACGCCCGGCAAAACCTCGGAGACCTCACCAACCTCGTCGACCAGGTCGGGCCCATCCTCGACACCCAGACCGAGACTTCGAACTCGGTGCAGGCGTGGGCATCTCACATGGCCACCATCACGCGGCAACTGCGGGACAACGACGCCGCGGTGGCAGGCGTCCTAAAGAAAGGCGCGCCAGCCACCGACGAGGTACGCGCGCTCGTCGACCGGGTCCAGCCCACGCTACCGATCCTGGCGGCCAACATGGCCAACATCGCGCCGGTGCTGATCACCTATCGCGCGGATCTGGAGCAGCTGCTCGTCCTGCTGCCTCAGGCCACGGCGATGATGCAGGCCATCAGCGTTCCGAGCATGAACAACCCCAGCCCGTACGCGGGCGGCCTGTTGGCCTTCAACCTCAATCTCAACCTGCCCCCACCCTGTACGACAGGATTCCTCCCGGCCCAGCAGCGGCGGACCGCCAACTTCGAGGACTATCCCGAACGCCCGGCGGGTGACCTCTACTGCCGGGTGCCGCAGGATTCGCCGCTGGGCGTCCGCGGCGCACGCAATATTCCGTGCGAAACGGTGCCCGGTAAACGCGCGCCGACGGTAAAGATGTGCGAAAGCAACGAGAACTACGTTCCGCTCAACGACGGCTTCAACTGGAAGGGCGACCCCAACGCCACGTTGACAGGGCAGGGCGTTCCCCAGTTGCCACCGGCGTCAGCGACTGCACCGGGGGCCACGGGTTCCGCGCCGCCAATAGCGGTAGCTCAATACGACCCCGCGACGGGCGATTACGTAGGTCCGGACGGAAAGCTGTACAACCAGGCCGACCTGGGTCAGAACGCCCCGAGGGACAAGAATTGGCAGACGATGCTCGTCCCTCCGACGCCTTGA
- a CDS encoding TIGR03857 family LLM class F420-dependent oxidoreductase yields the protein MDTEISSGVPLGAYTLPGRVADPRAAIVQAEAAERLGLRTLWLSERWGTKDLGVLAGALSQATSTLRIASGITHFQSRHPALLASLAMTAQGLSDGRFVLGVGRSVDAMWDAVGLPRSANASIVDYADIFRRLCRGEKVRYDGPAGKYPSLRLNDIPDQPVPPLVFAAIGSKGLALAGRHFDGVLLHPFLTPAAVARSVAVVREAEKSAGRPVGSVRVYATVVVACDLPAADELAVVGARAVTYYQIPGFGERLAAVNGWDVEPLQSLRSHPLLADIKGSADSVLTREQLVEVASVLPTAWTGEAAAVGSALRCHQVFASYREAGADELVLHGSTPDLIGPLFPTIKVGLEQE from the coding sequence ATGGACACCGAAATATCCAGTGGCGTACCGCTTGGCGCCTATACGCTGCCCGGCCGGGTTGCTGATCCGCGGGCCGCGATCGTCCAGGCGGAAGCGGCCGAGCGGCTGGGATTGCGCACACTGTGGCTCAGCGAGAGGTGGGGCACCAAGGACTTGGGTGTGCTCGCCGGAGCGCTCAGTCAGGCGACCTCCACCCTCCGGATCGCGTCGGGAATCACCCATTTCCAATCCCGCCACCCTGCGCTGTTGGCATCGCTGGCGATGACGGCCCAGGGCCTCTCGGATGGCCGTTTCGTCCTCGGTGTCGGACGTTCGGTGGACGCGATGTGGGACGCTGTCGGGCTGCCCCGGTCGGCGAATGCGTCGATCGTCGACTACGCAGATATCTTCCGACGGCTGTGCCGTGGGGAGAAGGTGCGTTACGACGGACCGGCCGGGAAGTATCCGTCCTTGCGGCTCAACGATATTCCCGATCAGCCGGTGCCTCCGCTGGTTTTCGCCGCGATCGGGTCGAAGGGGTTGGCGTTGGCAGGCAGGCATTTCGACGGCGTGCTCCTACATCCTTTCCTCACGCCGGCAGCGGTGGCCCGTTCCGTGGCGGTGGTACGAGAAGCCGAGAAGTCAGCAGGCCGGCCGGTAGGCAGCGTGCGCGTGTACGCCACCGTGGTGGTTGCCTGCGATCTCCCCGCTGCCGACGAGTTGGCGGTAGTCGGGGCGAGGGCGGTCACCTACTACCAGATACCCGGGTTCGGCGAGCGCTTGGCAGCCGTGAACGGATGGGACGTGGAGCCTCTGCAGAGCTTGCGGTCTCACCCGTTACTGGCTGACATCAAAGGTTCGGCGGATTCTGTGCTTACCCGCGAACAACTCGTAGAGGTGGCTTCTGTGTTGCCTACCGCGTGGACCGGTGAGGCGGCTGCGGTCGGGTCGGCATTGCGTTGTCACCAGGTGTTCGCGAGCTATCGCGAAGCGGGCGCCGATGAGCTCGTTCTGCACGGCAGCACACCTGACCTGATCGGGCCGTTGTTTCCGACTATCAAGGTAGGCCTCGAACAGGAATGA